ACACACCGACGTTGGTGGCGATGAGGTGTGATTCGGTGGCATTGAATACTTACACGGATTGTGAAACTCTCAACGCTGCGTGGCTGGGGCAACGGTCCGCCTCCCCGAAAGCAACCCGGTCCCCATCAgccatcctcctcccctcctccagcccccacgAGCCCCTTCCTGTCCGTGGATGAGCTGCTCTGAACGTTTCACACACGTGGACTCACACCCTGTGTGGCCTCTCGTGTTgggttccctccctgagcgtcgtGTGTTCAGGGTCCGTCCGCGAGGCGGCGGGTGTGGGCGCCTCTCGCTCCTGCTCGCGGCTGAGGGACGTGCATGTGTACAGATCGACCACGTCATGTTTGTCCACTTACCTGCCGGTGGGGCGTTCAGGTCGTGTCCACTTGACGCCTCCTGTGAGTCGTGCTGTTGGGGACGTGTGTGTACCGTCCTACGAGCAACTTCCCCTTGTTTTAGTCTCCCTCCTGGGACAGCGTTCAGAAGCATCAACAGCGGGGCTGAGAGGTGACGGGATCTTGCTCAGTGTCCCTCTGCCAGTGCTGCCATGGCCCCTGGTCTGCCCCTCGGAGCCCAGCGGACCCCTCCTCATCTGAAGGGGAGTGACGCGCGGGCCTCGCTCGGGGATGCGTGGAGCCGGTGCTTCTCAAGGCAGTGGGCCTGTTTGtcactgtgtgttttgtttggggCCGACGTGACTGTGAAGGCAGTGACTCTCCATTCCTCTGTAAGCTTGAATGGCTTTATGACCCTCATTCGGTTTTTCCTCCAGTTAATCGACAAGTCGGCTAAGCAGTCCACTTGGGTTGGGCAGGTCCCAGGCagcaggagggggcggggagggttgtGACCACAGGCActgagccgggggggggggggggggggggggcggaaggcACCACTTCCTCTGCCTCCACTTCCTGCATCCGGGCTGAGCTCCtcgcctttcctttttctttacacattgtttttctttgtgtttagacCCACGATGTAACCTGTAGGGGACACGGAAAGTACAGAGGTGATAGGAACCCCCAGGACGCTCGGGGGTCCCTGGGCAGATGGCTTGGCGTGCCCTCCTCCTGCACTCTCTGTCCTGGAGCTCTGGCCGCTGCCAGCTGTGTTCGGGGACTGCCCCTTCTGTTCGGGGACTGCCTGACATTGTGTCCGTCCTTTCCTGGTAGAGATAAGGTGACTGACTCGAGTGCTCACTCGCAGTGCTTTGATCACAGTGAACCAAACAAACAAGTGGACAGCCCAGCATGCCCACGGTGGATCCGCCTGTTTACGTCAGAGtgtggacttttatttttaagaacaaacTTCTTGGACGTTGGAGTAGGAGTGTTGAGCTGTTTCACTGCAGAGGCAAGGGTGCTGCCCTCTGGTTCGGTTCAGAGCTGGTGCTGTGACCATCTTGTAGAGGATGGACATTGGGTGGTGGTTTCATCCTGATGgcggtgggtggaggggaggcatGCGAGGACAATGCAGAGCGGGGGGCTCGCCTTCCTATCAGTGAGGACCTGGGGTGGGCTTCCCCGGGGCCCCTTGACTCTCAGTGTGGGATTAGAAGCGTGGTCCCGGGCTCCGTCCCCGTGTCTGCGTGGAGCTCTGCTGTAGATGCTGCGGTCCTGCTGCCCCACATCCCCTACAGGTGGTCGCCATTTGGCTGGAAGAAGGAAAGGCCTCCTGGTCTCAAcacatgggttttatttttattttatttatttttaagtaggcgccacacccaacatggggctcgaactcacaaccttgagatcaagggtcacacggTCCACCGGCcgatccagccaggtgccccattaacaCATGCATTTTAGTTACGTTGCAGGTACCTGAAGCTATCTCTTTGGATGAAGAAGAGGGCCCTGAGGAAGTTTCCAGGGCCAAGAGGGTGGCACGGACAGGTCGAGGAAGCATTTGACTCACCAGGCCGTAGTGAAGGCAGCTGACCGGAGATATCCCGATGTGTTGGAGAATCTCATTCCGGTGCTGTGGTCTGTGCTGACTGTTCCCAGTCCTGTGTGCGGTCCCAGGAAGCGAGAGCTTGGAGGAGTCGGGGTCTGTCTCTGGGGCTGACCCCGTCGGTCCCCCCCGGGCACGCAGGGCTTGCTAACTTAGCTCCCGCCGTGCACGGATGCCCTTCTCCTCTGGGGCTGTCTCACTCCTGCCCCTTTTGCTAAATCCACCTGGGCTGCCGACCCCTTGACAGGAGTCCAGGCAGCACCTGGCGGTGACCCCAGAGGGGTCTGCTGGCGTGTGTCCTGCCAGTGGGGTTTTGTGCAGGTGTAGACAAGACTGCACATCCTTCCCGTTTTGGCACGGTCGTCTCCCAGGCCGTGCACCGCTGTGCTGGTGGCTGGGGGCTGATGGCCGGCCGCCCCCCCCATAAATGGGTATTTGCTGCCATCCCGTGCCTGTTGGGTAGAAATGGAGGGTGATGGGCCAGTGGGCGGAGAGTCCCTCTGGACACAcggagcagggctggggcaggcaggggagtgggatggtttgaggggggagggggtggaggaagggctgagggagggagatgAGGCCTGAGTTCCAGGGGATGCCCCGTGCTGGCCCAGAGGGGCTCAGAGGCGAGGACAGGGGTGGCCTGAGGTTCCGCTCCTGCTCGTCACGGACCTTGATCCTTTACAGCAGGGCACCGTCCCTCACCTGACACCGCCCACCCCCAGAGGACAGTGGGCCCTGTCTGGGGACGTCTGTGGCTGTCAggagtggtggggggcgggggggggaggcggggataCTACTGAACTAGTGCCCAGGACGCCCCCACTCGAGAGCGACCTGCCCAGAATGTTAGAAGTGCCGAGGGGGAGACACCCTGCGTTAATTATTTGGGGGGATAAAAAGGGATTCTGATCTCTGCTCGGGAGGGACGGCGGAGTAAGTCCGCAGGGCTCAGAGGGTACAAGCAGGGCCGCCCCGGCTTCTGCTTgtcaccccctctccctcccactctgtgtGTATTTCTATATGTGCAGCATCCCTGGGCCTCAGTAGTCAGACGGGTAGGGATACtgtggaaaaacaggaaaacGAGGGATTTAGGGTAGCAATCTCCTTGAGCCCAGAACTCtgcgggggggtggaggggtggggggtggggacgtGGGGACAGGGTTTGGTCGGTGAGTTTGTGGGGGAAGTGCCTGCAAGCCTGTGCTTTGCTCTGTGAGGCGATGGCCTCTGGGTCTGGGGTCTCCGGTCTGGGGTGCGGGGCTGTGCACACACGCCGAGTCCTGGGCCCTGGGTGGTTCCAGGCATCACACCGCAGAGGacctgccctggggaggggggggggggttgtcagGAGAGGCCCCCTGGAGGTGGCGGCGGGGCCTGGGTCTGTGAGGACGGTGGGCTCTCCAGCCCGTGCCTGAGCTTTCTGCTGAGGACCTCCTAGACTTTCCGTACGGTTTGATGGCATTTAATGTATTCGTGGGGATGGGCACCCGCCACGCGCTCATCTAGTTCGTCATCCCTAGAGCAACCCTAAAGCAACCTAAAGGTCcccatcagcagtcactccctgcccctcccccagcccccggcccccacgAGCCCCCCTCCTGTCCGTGGACGGGCccgttctggacatttcacacacGGGGACTCACACCCCGCGTGGCCTCTCGTGTCgggttccctccctgagcgtcgtGTGTCCGGGGTCCGTcctgggggtggcgggggtgggcgCCTCGCTCCTGCTCGCGGCTGAGCGATGTGCGCGTGCGCGGTGGACGCGCCTGAGGGGCGTGCGCGTGCGCGGTGGGCACAGTCGTGTGTGGACATAACGCGTGCGCGGTGGACACTGGGGTGGTTCCGGCTTGGAGGTTTGTGTGGCCGGCGCTGCCCTGGCCAGGCAGGTGCAGCCTTCTGTGTGGACGTGTTTTCAGTTCTCGCGGGCACGGCACACACCTGGAGTGGCACCGTGGGTTCGGCTGCTGGCCGGCGGCCTCCCGAGGGGCTGCCGACCGCTCCCCCTGTACCTGCCGGCTGTgagggcccccccccacccccgttcagACCCCGGAGAGGTGAGGCGTCGGGGGGCCGTCCGCAGAGCGGGCAGCGCTGGGCACGGGCCGGGGGCGTGCGTGGCGCCGGGTGGGCCGTGGCGTCCACTCTGGTGGGGCCTGTGCCCGGACGGGAGCCGCGGAGGTCTCCtgggctctctgcccttccccaggggcTGCGGGGCGCCAGGGAGAGCAAGGGGGCCTTGCGGGCACGTTCCGGCTGTGGCGCACCGCCCGGGGCTTCGTCCCCACCAAGAGGCGCGGAAGGGATGCGGGGCGGCGGGGACGGTCACGGCCTGGCCTTGCCGTGTAACCGAGCCCGGCTCCTGCACGTGGTGGCTGCTCACTGCCGCCTCAGAGCCTGCGGCCCCTGCGCCCCTGCACCCCTGTACCCCTGTACCCCTGCACGGCGCCCCCAGGGCAAGCGCTCTCCTTCCCCGCCGAGCGGAGCGGGGAGCAGGGTGTTCTGAGCCGTTCTCGCTGGCGGCTCCGCTGACGCCTCTGTTTTACGTCTTCAGGGAAATCCAGCTTCTGAGGAGATTACGGCACAAAAACGTCATCCAGCTGGTGGACGTGTTGTACAAcgaagagaagcaaaaaatatatcCTTCTGGTCGCCCGGCCCCTCTGCGAGCGCCGGGTCGGGGCTGCAGGCTCGAGCGCAGTTGTAGGGCCTGGGGACCCCAAACCTCCCTCGGCGACCCTGGGTGCTGGGCTGGCAAACCCCGGGGGGCTGCCGGGGCGGCACCAGCCCGAGGGCGGCCTTGTCCGGCTAGTGCCGCCTGCCAGGTCCTCATGGTGTCTTCCAATCTTCGCTGTGAGGGTGCTGTGCCCTCCCTTCGCCCTGCGCCCTGGGCTGGGAGTACGGGGTCCCAGGCCTCACCCCTAAGTCCGGGGGGCCTCGTGGAGGGCGCTCTCCTTGCGTCTGGCATTCCGGCCGCAGGGCACCTTGCCCTGCACGGCTGCTCTGTTCAGGGTAGGacgtggggtggggcggggcggggagtgTCACTGCAGGGGTGCTTCACTGGGCCGGTCCTTggctctgcccttttctctctggGGGCGGGCCCTGTGTCTTCAGGGCGgtgtggcccccccccccccccccccccccccccccccccgccggctccAGCTctagggggcaggtggggggcggggcctcaGGTCTAGCCAAGGGACTGATGTCTTTCCACAAAGGCGTCTGTCACTGACTTGCTGGGCACAGAGTGGCAGGCTTTCCAGCACGTGGCTCCTCTCCAGCATGGTGCACTCAGGGACACCTCTGGGGGAGATGTGGCAGGGGGCCTCGACCTTCTCTCCTGCTGGCCTGAGACACAGCCGCTCCGGCTTGGCCTGGCGGCTCCCAggcttccctcccctctgcccacccccgcccctccctcctgccctgcaaGCTTTGTCTCCTCTTGGTGTGGGGCTTCCTGTGGGGCGAGGGGTGAGGCCGGAGCCCCTCAGGGTGTTGAGAGCTTCTCGTGGGCCGGAGGACTGAGCCCAGACGAGGCGACCACAGACCTCCACAGGTTGACCCTGGGGAGgtcagcggaggggcagaggcgCCCTACGGGCTCTGCGATCTCTCTGCACACTACCGCTTGTCTTTGTTGATGCGGCCAGGCCGTCAGGCGCGGTTGGGGTCTTCTCTCCCAAACCCTTCCTGCGAGCGTCTGGCTGGCTGTTCCCAGGGGGCAGGCCCTGCCTGGGGTGGCGGTCCCTGTCAGTCCGTGGTTTCCTTAGCCCCGCACGTATATGGTGATGGAGTACTGCGTGTGTGGCATGCAGGAGATGCTGGACAGCGTGCCCGAGAAGCGCTTCCCCGTGTGCCAGGCCCACGGGTGAGTGCTCGCCGCGGGGGCCCGTGGCTCCCCCCTCCCATGGGGTCACCCACACTCGGGCCCGTCCCGCGTTCGGACGAGTTTTTCTGATCACCGGCGAGATGAACGCTccagtgtgttttattttcaacgtttttttatttatttttgggacagagagagacagagcatgaacgggggaggggcagagagagagagagacacagaatcggaaacaggctccaggctccgagccatcagcccagagcctgacgcggggctcgaactcacagaccgcgagatcgtgacctggctgaagtcggacgcttaaccgactgcgccacccaggcgcccctccagtgtGTTTTAAAGCTCAGCTTCGGGGGCCCAGTTTGCAGCCTGCCCGGCCCAGCGGCTGTGTCTGCCGACCCTGGTGGGCTTGCTGCCTGAGACTCTGGGACCTCCTGGTCCTTGAAAGGCCAAGGACAGTGACCTGAACTGCCACGGGTCAGCTGGTCCTCCTGGGGAGTCACACCGCTCCAGCCCCGCTGCCGGCCTGTGTCGTGAGGGAAGGGGAAGCTGGCAGAGTGAGCCTGGGTCCCTGGCCCCAAGGGGCCCCTTTAGGGCCATGTGGTCACGTCCAGGCAGAGTGATTGTGGGGACACAGCACAGCCCTCGGGCCGATGGGGAGCGCAGAGAAGGGCTGCCTGGAGTGGGGCGGCAGCGGGGGCCAGGGAGCCCTCCTCGCCTTCCCCAGGTGGGACCAGGAATGGCTCCGATTGGTCAGCGTCCCTCTGGTTCCCTGCTGGGCCACCCATCCTGTCCTTTCTGTTTGCGGGGCCCCGATGTCTCTGGTGCCGCGGGGTCACTCCCGGTGCCGAGGGGGACCCGAGGGGCAGGATCGAGGTTCCTGGTGGGGCAGGTCACAGAAGTCATGTCCCCCCAGGTACTTCTGCCAGCTGGTGGACGGCCTGGAGTACCTGCACAGCCAGGGCATTGTGCACAAGGACATCAAGCCAGGCAACCTGCTGCTCACCACGGGCGGCACCCTCAAGATCTCCGACCTGGGTGTGGCCGAGGTTGGTGCGCCTCCCTTAGCGCcccggggggcaggagggggcgctCCCGCGGGGGCTGCTCCCTGAGGTCCGCCTGGCGATGCTGCAGGCCCTGCACCCCTTTGCCGAGGACGACACGTGCCGGACGAGCCAGGGCTCCCCAGCGTTCCAGCCCCCTGAGATCGCCAACGGCCTGGACACCTTCTCTGGCTTTAAGGTGGACATCTGGTCGGCTGGGGTTACTCTGTAAGTGCCCGTGGGCCTCGGTCCCCCTGCTTCACCCCCGCCAGGGGCCCCTCCTGTGCCCACCAAAGACTCAGGCCTGTTTGGGTTTCAGGCTTCTAGAACCGCCCCTCCTAGCGTGTCCCCCAGACACCGTTCCCGGGCTGTGCCGGGTGGCCAGAGTGCCAGAGAAACCGTGGTGCCAAGATGAGAAGCCCCCTGTGGGTAGGAGCAGAGGGGGCCGCTCCCCGCCTTGTGGGGTCCTCGGGATTAGCTGTGTTGGGGGTGCACACGGCCGGGCCTTCCTCCTCGGTCGTGAGGGCTCGTACTGGTACGTTTGCCCCGGTTCACACCCCAGGGCCACTGCTGTTGTCTCGAAGCAAGTGTTTCTGTCCTGACTCTACGCCGTCACCCCGGAGGAGTCTCAGACCGTGTCCCCCAGTTCTGCTCGTCCGTCCCTCGGGGCACATCCCCGAGCACTTCTGCGTGAGCAGCGGTCAGCGTGGTGCCTGCCACAGAGGGCAGGCCCTAACTTTCCAGaaccttccctcctgcctcttgcAGGGCGGCTGCCGGCCGACATGGGTGTTTCATTtcgttttatttttgttttttaagtatttatctgtttttgagggagtgagagcagaggggcagagggagagagagagagggaaagagcgagtcccaagcaggccccgcactgtcagtgcaaagcctgacgcggCGCTCAGTCCcccgaaccgtgagaccacgacctgagccagaatcaggagTGGGACctttaaacgactgagccacccgggctcccctgtctcgttttattttgttgagagaTCACTCCTACGCTGTAAGAGCCACCCTTTTAAGGTGTCCGGTGCAGTGGTTTCTGGTGTTTTCAGAGTGgtgctgccaccaccaccaccacctattCCAGAGCATTCCCGTCACCCAGTGTGAGGCCCTACAGGTGAGGGTGGTTTAAGGCTCCTGTGCCAGGCTGGTCCCAGGCTGGGGCTGCAGGAGAGGCCCCAACTGACCgggcctctctccttccccttgggGGCGAAGCTATAACATCACGACAGGCCTGTACCCATTCGAGGGGGACAACATCTACAAGTTGTTTGAGAACATCGGGAAGGGAGACTACACGATCCCGGGTGACTGCGGCCCCCCGCTCTCGGACTTGCTGAGAGGTGAGGCCCTCGGGACGGCACCTGTGGGGCTGGAGGTGTCGGGAACGGGCTGCCAGCGGGTGTTGGGGGTCCTGGGGGTTTTCTACAGACCACTGGCCTCTGGAGAGCTGGGTTTCATCTCTGCAGCCCCACGCCCCACATGCCCGgcctgttccccccccccccccccccaaaggaatGGGCCCAGTTAGTGGAGAGTGGCTGGCAGGAtcagctctggaggctgaggctgaggctgggaggggcaTTGCTGACTTCCTTGGGCCCCACTGCCTGCTTGGGGCCTTGGTTCCACCCTCTTCTGGCCCcctagcaccccccccccccccggctggtTTCTTCCTGCTGCGTGTCCCAGGCTGTGCAGCAGGGGGCGCTGTGCATCCGACGCAGGGCCCTGGCCAGGGCGGCACCTCCCCTCCGCCCCGCAAGGGGCGGGGCTGCCACAGCTGGCCTCCTGGGGTTCCTCGATGTTTGTTTTCAGGGCCCGGTGGGTGATGATCTGGCTCATCCAGAGCACCCCCTCAGGTGTGAGTGGTACCTAAGAGTTGTCACCGAGATAGCGCCTCGGGGTCTGTCTCTGCCTGTAGTCCTTAGGCTCTGGCGTGTAACTGACTTTACGCTCGGCTCGCGTTGGATGTTCGGTTTCTAGACCTCCTGGGACTTCAGTTGAAGGAGTAGATTCACGTTACTTCACGTGCTCTTGAGGCTTTCCCGATAACTGAGGCAGGCCGGCGCTTACGTTTACGTTAAGATGAAACGAGGCTGGGGCCGAGGCTGGGGCTGCAGCGGCCGAACTCCAAGCGCTGGGCAGCCTGTGCGGCGCCCCCCTCCCTCTGGGGCCCTGCCCGGACAGCCACCCCAGGACCCGCGAAGGCGAAGGCGGCTGAGCACGCAGCCCAGGGTGTTCTGGGAACGGGGGAAGCAGCTCTGCCCTGTTCCCGGTACGCGCTGTGGCCCAGCCCGCCTGCTGCTCAGACCTggccttctccccccaccccatcccccgcccccagtTCTCCTTGGAAGCTCCTGGGCACTCTGGAGGAGGGTTGTGATGTCCACCCTCCTTGTCCTTGAGTGCGCCCAGAGCATGGCCCTCtcacctcccctcaccccccacgaGGGCTTTCTTTTCCACCGAAGGTCATTTCAGACACGGCTGAGGTGGCAGACGGCGCACTTTCTCTTGACAGGCAGCGGCTGGTTGGCGGTTTCTCTAAAGGAAGCTTCCTTTGCTCGGTCCGTTACCGCCCTTACTTTTATCAGCGCTTGAAATAGCCCCCATCGGGGTGCTTACGTAGACGGCAGAGGGCATCAGTAGTCCGGTCCCTCACCTCCAAGGCATTTGCCCTAAGGCCGAGGTGGCCCCGGGGTCATGGTCTGCAGATGCCCCTGCACTGCAGCCAGGCCTGGAGAGTACCATCCGGGCCCTGAGGCCTGGGGTCCGACCAGCTCTCCAGATCGAATCGCCGTGCGGTTTGGAGAACAAAGTTGTCCTCCGGGTGTGTGACGTGCCGAGCTCTCAgagctgtccccccccccccaccccaccgtgtGGAAGCTACAGGCTCTGGGGTGGGACCTGCCCCCCAGCGCCAGACCCTTGTGCGAACATCCACAGCGCGTCGCCCTCTTGGCCTCCGTTCGCTCCGGCTGCCGTCTCGGGGACCGTCCGTCTGGTCCTGGCTAGCAATGCTGACCGCTAGCGTCACCTGCCTTTTGCCGGCCGGGGGCCAGCAGAGAGTGGGCCTGCGTGCTTGACTTCCCTGAGCACACGGACAGGTTCTGCGTCGCTGCGGCGGGCCTGCCCTGCTCCCCGGCGGCTCTGGTGTCCACCTTCCTGCCGGCAGCCTCGTGGGGCCCGGGGCTGTGCGCACCCAGTGTTCGCAGTTATGGACTCTGCGTGTTGGCCCCATTGCCCGGGCCGGCCCTACTGGTGGAGGCCAGGCCTGTGGGGGgctggccgggggcggggggagtgccTGGAGCAGCGAGCTGGGGCTCCCTTCACACGTGCCCGCATCCCTTCTCCTGGGGGTGTCCTCTGGGCACAGGCTGACACGGGCTGGGGCTAGGGCCACGCCCCCAGCACTGACTCCCCACGCCCTGCTGGTCTGTCAGGGATGCTGGAATACGAGCCAGCCAGGAGGTTCTCCATACAGCAGATCAGACAACACAGGTGAGTGTCCCGTGTGGGGCCGGccgtggtggtgggggtgggtctGGGGGCACGGGGGGTGCGCGTGGTGGGGGTGAGTCGGGGGTTGGGGTGCAGGGGCTGTGCACGGTGAGAGAGTGGGGGGTGCACGTGGTGGGAGCGAGTGGGGGGCAGGGTTGGGTTATCTGGCCGCTCTCTTCCCCTGGCTTTTAGGCTGGGCCTGAAGTTGGGAGGTGCCCCGTGTTGAGGGCGGGGGAGCCCCTGCACTGTCCTGACCTGTGACTTCCACAGCTGGTTCCGGAAGAAGCACCCGCCATCAGAGGAGCCCGTGCCCATCCCGCCAAGCTCGGACTGCAAGGACCGCTGGCGAGGCATGACGGTGGTGCCCTACCTGGAGGACCTGCACGGCTGTGCGGACGACAATGGGGACGAGGACCTGTTCGATATCGAGGACGACATCGTCTACACTCAGGACTTCACGGTGCCCGGTGAGTGCGGCCGCTTCGCGGCCTGGCCCGGGGGCCCCTGCCCACGGCAGCAGGGATCACGTCCCCGGAGGGGACCCTCCTGTGTTCTGGGGAGTGCAGACCGCGTCCCGCCGGGCGGTGGTGAGAGATGGGGGAAAGCCCCTCCGACGGCCCGAGAGGGTCCAGTGGCCCTCCTGGTGCCCGGCCGCCAGCCCTGACGCGTGTCGCCTTGCTTCCCCAGGTGGCGAGGAGGCGTCTGAGGCAGGGCttagagaggagagaggcacGCAGAGGAGCCAGTGTTCAGACCTTTCTGGAGAGGAAGCTGAGGCCGGGGGCGTAGAGCAGCTCGGGGCGTAGTGTAGCGCTGCTCCCCCCTCCAGTGCCGTAGAGGCCAGGCCTCggcacccctgcctccctccttaaGCCTGTGCAGCTGCCCGagcgccccacccccagcccctcccccaccccctcccacagcGCTCACAGCTCTGTTGTGTCCTGGGGCCAGCCTGTCGGCTCCTGTCATAAAGGTTTGCCACACTGTGCGTGTGGGGGTGATGCCGGTCTCCCTTTGTGCTGGCTCTTTTGCCAGGGGTGAGGATTCTATTGTTGAAAGAATTGGCGTGTGGAGGTGGCCTGTGTGGTGGGTGGGCCCCCGGGAGACCCCACTGGGCAGTAACGCCGTGGGCCCGGCGCCGTTTTCCTGCCAGAGCCGGGGCGGGGATGGGGATCATGGGTCCCACTCCTGTGGGGGGGCGTGCTTGGGGTTTCTGTGACAGCCCGTCGTGGCCGGCCGCAGGGTCATCTCAGAGCCAGCGCCTGCTGGACCCCGAGTTTCTGTGGCTTTGGCTCAGCCGTTTCCCTACCGGGTCCTGGGCCCCAGGAGTCCCGGGAGGTGACGTGTACGGAGTCCTAGCTCTGGGAGCCCCGGCCTTCAGAGCTTCCGTTTCCCGTGGAGAGTGAGGACAAGGCGTCCTGCCTCTCAGAGTCGCTGGGGTGTTGTGTCAGGAACCTGTGAGGGGCCCTCGCTGGTAGACAGTCTGCTGTCCCGGGAAGGCTGAGTGAGGACCCTGCCCAATCCCCAGAACCTCGCCAGACTATACTGACCGTGTATGTTGGCTCCCGTGTGCCCTTTGGCCCGTGTGAGAGGCCAGGGGCTGCCTTTGACGGGTAGGGGAGGGCGCACCCGAGGGCAGCTCTCCAGGCTTGGAGCCACATGCCTGGCCGGACGATGTCGTCCGTGTCAGAAGTAGCACAGTCCTGCTCCAGGACCAGTGGGGTTTTCTCTGACCTCCTGTGGGTCAGCGGTGGGCTGCGCTGGGGCCAAGATCCCTCCTCGCTTCAGTCCCGGTGGGGTGCTTCCGCTCAGAGGCTCTCAGCTGCTTGGCCTCCGTCTCCCCGGACTGTCCCCACTGTGGAGGTCTGCCGCCCACCCTGACAGCTGGGTGCCGGGCCTCGggctggggtggagtgggggctTGCCGGCCGTGCCCCAgtcccttgagggcagggaggcCGGGTCCTGTGCCGCCTCAGCCACAGCTGCTGTGCCGGTGGCTGGGTTCCCGGTGGTCTGTGCAgagctgcccccgccccccccccccccccgtggcccCTCCTCCATCAGAGCAGGGTTCCTGGCCCCCCCCAAGGGCTTTCCTCAGCAGGAGCCTGTCAGCAGTGAGGAGCTCTGACCTAGGATGCCATGTTCCAGAAGCTGCTGTCAGGCAGTGGGACTCTTGGCCCagagggggctctgtgctggggaagAGGTAGGCTGGCGGCAGCCGTGGGCAGCTTTCCACCTGTGTCGCAGGAGGGCGGACTGTGGGCAGCAGGCCGATTCTCCATGTGCACTGAATGAGCCACTTGGGCCCTGGCAGGTTGGCCAGCTCCTATgcgccttcccctcccccgcccccgcagctCGGGCAGGCAGCCCCAGGCCCATGGCTCCCCGGAGGCCAGCAAGGGCCGGTGCCACCCAGTTGAGAGTAGGGACCGGCAGGCCCTGGGCCCCGATCTCTTCATCCCATGCCCGGCACGGGGAGTCGAGGCTGGCGTTCGTGGGAGAGATGCCTGTCGCACACCTGGCCTGAGCCAAGCCCCGAGGGCCCAGCCTGGTGTGGCCTCTGCGAA
This DNA window, taken from Panthera tigris isolate Pti1 chromosome A2, P.tigris_Pti1_mat1.1, whole genome shotgun sequence, encodes the following:
- the STK11 gene encoding serine/threonine-protein kinase STK11 isoform X1, whose translation is MDVADPQQLGMFTEGELMSVGMDTFIHRIDSTEVIYQPRRKRAKLIGKYLMGDLLGEGSYGKVKEVLDSETLCRRAVKILKKKKLRRIPNGEANVKKEIQLLRRLRHKNVIQLVDVLYNEEKQKMYMVMEYCVCGMQEMLDSVPEKRFPVCQAHGYFCQLVDGLEYLHSQGIVHKDIKPGNLLLTTGGTLKISDLGVAEALHPFAEDDTCRTSQGSPAFQPPEIANGLDTFSGFKVDIWSAGVTLYNITTGLYPFEGDNIYKLFENIGKGDYTIPGDCGPPLSDLLRGMLEYEPARRFSIQQIRQHSWFRKKHPPSEEPVPIPPSSDCKDRWRGMTVVPYLEDLHGCADDNGDEDLFDIEDDIVYTQDFTVPGQVPEEEASQNGQSRGPPRVVCVNGTESAQLSAKSKVERRASAASNPTRKACSASSKIRRLSACKQQ
- the STK11 gene encoding serine/threonine-protein kinase STK11 isoform X3, producing MDVADPQQLGMFTEGELMSVGMDTFIHRIDSTEVIYQPRRKRAKLIGKYLMGDLLGEGSYGKVKEVLDSETLCRRAVKILKKKKLRRIPNGEANVKKEIQLLRRLRHKNVIQLVDVLYNEEKQKMYMVMEYCVCGMQEMLDSVPEKRFPVCQAHGYFCQLVDGLEYLHSQGIVHKDIKPGNLLLTTGGTLKISDLGVAEALHPFAEDDTCRTSQGSPAFQPPEIANGLDTFSGFKVDIWSAGVTLYNITTGLYPFEGDNIYKLFENIGKGDYTIPGDCGPPLSDLLRGMLEYEPARRFSIQQIRQHSWFRKKHPPSEEPVPIPPSSDCKDRWRGMTVVPYLEDLHGCADDNGDEDLFDIEDDIVYTQDFTVPGPRRGG
- the STK11 gene encoding serine/threonine-protein kinase STK11 isoform X2; its protein translation is MDVADPQQLGMFTEGELMSVGMDTFIHRIDSTEVIYQPRRKRAKLIGKYLMGDLLGEGSYGKVKEVLDSETLCRRAVKILKKKKLRRIPNGEANVKKEIQLLRRLRHKNVIQLVDVLYNEEKQKMYMVMEYCVCGMQEMLDSVPEKRFPVCQAHGYFCQLVDGLEYLHSQGIVHKDIKPGNLLLTTGGTLKISDLGVAEALHPFAEDDTCRTSQGSPAFQPPEIANGLDTFSGFKVDIWSAGVTLYNITTGLYPFEGDNIYKLFENIGKGDYTIPGDCGPPLSDLLRGMLEYEPARRFSIQQIRQHSWFRKKHPPSEEPVPIPPSSDCKDRWRGMTVVPYLEDLHGCADDNGDEDLFDIEDDIVYTQDFTVPGGEEASEAGLREERGTQRSQCSDLSGEEAEAGGVEQLGA